The following coding sequences are from one Rhodothermia bacterium window:
- a CDS encoding DUF11 domain-containing protein, with protein MFKRLLFYALAPILFTSQQAKAQGPVLEADSLALVALYNATGGPNWKNNSGWLKDPVSKWYGITTYYNWVDEIQLSDNNLTGTLVDFGNHLSQNMYALYYVSLLDLSKNNLSGNVPKSIIRTQVSNNPNGGVGNGSLGKKSTGFYRLLLNGNNFTGNFPAEVEQVYDLSVLDISNNNFTGFLFNPQQMSIYLETVNLSNNQFDFADFEPNAGFFNQNAAKFIIAPQKTIGINRTQVANYGTNVSLGYGSINGQYNVFTWYKNNTVLPNSNQNPLLLSAVTEAAAGQYRYAITNSQVTGLTLGSGTINLLIRTLINQADSLGLVNLYNSTGGQSWLRKSNWLIGRVKDWEGVTINGDRVTGLALSSNNLNGSIPASFANLSALQFVNFANNNLSTGAANLPTTMLSVQLQNNQLSDLPNFSNFRSLQTLNVSNNNLTFEDFEPFAAWLVGKTFPIISPQNLFGTAENRTIEVGQSTSFTELVGGANNRYQWRRGQNNVQGAITNTLSFSNAQLNDSGSYYLEVTNTAVTGLTLRSRDKVLVVNDPFIDLELSKTVDNANPLAGNNLVYTITVRNTGNAAATGVTVRDLLPSGVSFVSASPTGVFANNLWTVGSVAPQASSTLRITARALQSHRNCAEVATAVQADIDSKPGNFNNGATNEDDDMCVEVTVTPRIDLEVSQTANPTSGIQGTTTSLRIIVVNKGPSPATNVELSQTKSANLTFLSGSPNKGTFNSQTGQWAIGELLESESVQLTITALLGEPGLASNVAQVSKATELDVDSTPGNNVQSEDDLSRVQINITRDTAPVIVSVTNFATPQPIAQPIVIRVQAQDDVGVAGAVLQFRRGGEAGFTSLTMTKEGTENNPATFVATIPATAVGIQGVEYFATVRDTKDQNVISGRRAIQAAIPSGNVSFISSLLVNGSDPAQFNFIATPHSLKETNIRALLEPVLGAYNPVRWRLFGQNPNNEELVELSEAELEFAPGAAFWLIFRDPLPQDILLGEATSVPLNNVFKRKLAPGWNMVGSPFAFDLPRANISAKSGQNLQIETFSPADLDEDGTPEPNWLSADVFSPFKGYIVANNLSGNQNDSLFVDPFRRIVTKTEVFAQVQPDWSIRFKAKVGNRSANEATLGIHQAASPQWDELDKAAPPILGPYLEVAFEHMDWDRPLKRYKTDIRPFQQEEQWEMSVRTSEKGLVHISSLLPEILPENLGVWAIDPVTKTVQDLRKKPSFTFVSQQENSVRKFKIRVGTQAPSVEIPQQSGLSSGYPNPFSLQTTLPLQLAEEATVHAEVFDLLGRRVNVLKKHEVLDAGFHTLVWDGKTTHGTVASNGIYLVRVNINSQTYVQRVTKSE; from the coding sequence ATGTTTAAGCGACTTCTTTTCTACGCATTAGCGCCGATTCTGTTTACTTCACAACAAGCAAAGGCGCAAGGCCCAGTTCTTGAGGCAGACTCCTTGGCTTTGGTTGCACTTTACAATGCAACAGGTGGGCCAAATTGGAAAAACAATTCTGGCTGGCTCAAAGATCCGGTCTCGAAGTGGTATGGCATCACAACATATTATAATTGGGTGGATGAAATTCAATTGTCCGATAACAACTTGACAGGAACGCTTGTTGATTTTGGCAATCATTTGTCACAAAACATGTATGCACTATATTATGTCTCGCTCTTGGATTTGTCAAAAAACAACCTATCGGGCAACGTCCCAAAGTCTATAATCCGAACACAAGTCTCTAACAATCCAAACGGTGGGGTAGGAAATGGTTCTTTAGGTAAAAAAAGTACCGGATTTTATCGTCTTTTGCTAAATGGTAACAACTTTACGGGGAATTTCCCGGCGGAAGTTGAGCAGGTCTATGACTTATCGGTATTGGATATCTCCAACAACAATTTCACGGGATTCTTATTCAACCCGCAGCAGATGTCCATTTATTTAGAGACGGTAAACCTTTCCAATAATCAATTTGATTTCGCAGATTTTGAGCCAAATGCGGGCTTTTTCAACCAGAATGCGGCCAAGTTTATTATTGCTCCTCAGAAAACTATTGGGATAAACCGCACACAGGTTGCCAACTATGGCACGAACGTTAGTTTGGGATATGGCTCCATAAATGGCCAGTATAATGTATTCACTTGGTATAAGAACAACACCGTGCTTCCCAACTCCAACCAGAATCCGTTGCTGCTCAGCGCCGTTACCGAGGCCGCTGCTGGTCAGTATCGGTACGCCATTACAAACAGCCAAGTTACGGGTCTCACGCTTGGTTCTGGCACCATTAATTTGTTAATCCGCACGCTTATCAACCAAGCAGATTCACTTGGGTTGGTAAATTTGTACAACAGCACAGGCGGACAAAGTTGGCTTCGCAAAAGTAATTGGCTTATCGGACGTGTGAAGGACTGGGAGGGTGTGACGATCAACGGAGACCGTGTTACAGGTTTGGCCCTCTCAAGTAATAACCTAAACGGCAGTATTCCGGCTTCCTTCGCAAATTTGAGTGCACTTCAATTTGTCAATTTCGCAAACAACAACCTGTCAACTGGGGCCGCAAATTTGCCCACTACCATGCTCTCGGTACAACTTCAGAACAACCAATTATCAGACCTGCCGAATTTTAGCAATTTCAGGAGTTTACAAACCTTAAATGTCTCTAACAACAACTTGACCTTCGAGGATTTTGAACCCTTTGCCGCATGGCTGGTTGGCAAAACCTTTCCCATTATTTCGCCACAAAACCTATTTGGAACGGCTGAAAACCGCACCATAGAAGTGGGGCAAAGTACGTCTTTCACGGAATTGGTTGGCGGGGCGAATAACCGTTATCAGTGGCGAAGAGGTCAGAACAATGTGCAAGGCGCTATAACCAACACTTTGAGTTTTAGCAATGCCCAACTTAATGACAGTGGTTCCTACTATTTGGAAGTGACCAATACTGCCGTAACAGGTCTTACACTCCGGAGCCGAGACAAGGTTTTGGTGGTGAATGATCCCTTTATTGACCTCGAACTAAGCAAAACGGTTGACAATGCAAATCCATTGGCAGGAAACAACCTTGTATATACGATTACAGTTCGTAATACAGGAAATGCCGCTGCAACTGGGGTTACGGTACGCGATCTGTTGCCATCTGGTGTCAGTTTTGTTTCTGCAAGCCCAACGGGAGTCTTTGCCAATAACCTCTGGACGGTAGGAAGCGTTGCCCCACAAGCAAGTTCAACACTTCGGATAACTGCCCGTGCCCTGCAAAGTCACCGGAATTGTGCCGAAGTTGCCACCGCCGTACAAGCAGATATAGACTCTAAGCCCGGTAATTTTAACAATGGTGCAACGAATGAGGACGACGACATGTGTGTGGAGGTGACGGTTACACCAAGGATTGATCTGGAAGTATCGCAAACGGCAAACCCCACTTCGGGAATCCAAGGCACAACAACTTCACTTCGCATAATCGTGGTGAACAAAGGGCCAAGCCCCGCCACCAATGTGGAACTAAGCCAAACAAAGTCCGCGAACCTCACATTTCTTTCTGGAAGCCCCAATAAAGGCACGTTTAATTCACAAACCGGCCAATGGGCAATCGGTGAGCTTTTAGAGTCGGAATCGGTGCAACTTACCATAACGGCACTTTTGGGCGAACCCGGACTTGCCTCCAACGTTGCACAAGTGTCCAAAGCAACCGAATTGGATGTGGATTCTACACCGGGCAACAATGTGCAGTCGGAGGACGATTTGAGCCGCGTACAGATCAATATTACACGCGATACCGCACCGGTCATTGTTTCTGTCACGAATTTCGCCACTCCGCAGCCTATTGCGCAGCCCATTGTCATTAGGGTTCAGGCACAAGATGATGTAGGGGTTGCTGGTGCTGTATTACAATTTAGACGAGGTGGTGAGGCGGGTTTCACAAGTCTAACGATGACAAAAGAGGGCACCGAAAACAATCCAGCCACTTTTGTAGCCACCATCCCCGCAACCGCCGTAGGCATCCAAGGTGTGGAGTATTTTGCGACGGTTCGCGATACAAAAGACCAAAACGTCATCAGTGGGCGTCGGGCGATTCAAGCTGCGATTCCTAGTGGGAACGTAAGTTTTATTTCCAGCCTCTTGGTGAATGGAAGCGATCCAGCCCAATTTAACTTTATCGCAACACCCCATTCGCTTAAGGAAACCAATATCCGCGCATTGCTTGAGCCAGTTCTGGGGGCATACAATCCGGTGCGTTGGCGCTTATTTGGCCAAAACCCCAATAATGAAGAACTCGTCGAACTCTCGGAGGCGGAATTGGAGTTTGCGCCGGGGGCAGCATTCTGGTTGATCTTCCGAGATCCCTTGCCTCAAGACATTTTACTCGGAGAAGCAACCTCTGTGCCACTAAACAACGTGTTTAAACGCAAACTTGCACCCGGTTGGAATATGGTAGGTTCACCTTTTGCGTTTGATCTACCACGCGCCAACATTAGTGCAAAGTCTGGCCAAAATCTTCAGATAGAGACCTTTTCTCCAGCCGATTTGGACGAAGATGGAACACCTGAACCCAATTGGCTATCAGCAGACGTCTTCTCTCCTTTTAAGGGTTACATCGTGGCAAACAATTTGTCGGGCAATCAAAACGACAGCTTATTTGTTGATCCTTTTCGGCGCATCGTGACCAAAACAGAGGTGTTTGCCCAAGTCCAACCAGATTGGTCTATCCGTTTTAAAGCAAAGGTCGGTAACCGGAGTGCCAACGAAGCCACATTGGGGATTCACCAAGCCGCCAGTCCGCAGTGGGATGAATTGGACAAAGCCGCACCACCAATCTTAGGCCCTTACCTTGAAGTGGCTTTCGAACATATGGATTGGGACAGGCCGCTTAAACGCTACAAAACGGACATCCGCCCATTCCAACAAGAGGAACAATGGGAAATGAGTGTCCGTACCTCCGAAAAAGGTTTGGTTCATATTTCCAGTTTATTACCAGAGATACTTCCAGAAAACTTGGGTGTGTGGGCCATTGACCCTGTGACCAAAACGGTTCAGGACTTGCGAAAAAAGCCTTCCTTCACGTTTGTTTCACAACAAGAAAATAGTGTCAGGAAGTTTAAAATTCGCGTGGGCACGCAAGCACCTTCGGTAGAAATTCCGCAACAAAGTGGATTGTCTTCCGGCTACCCAAATCCTTTTAGCCTCCAAACCACGTTGCCCCTCCAGTTGGCCGAGGAAGCCACCGTTCATGCCGAGGTTTTTGATCTTTTGGGTCGCCGCGTGAATGTCCTAAAGAAACATGAAGTATTAGATGCAGGTTTTCATACATTGGTCTGGGATGGTAAAACAACTCACGGTACGGTTGCGTCCAATGGTATCTACTTGGTTCGGGTAAACATCAACAGCCAGACGTATGTCCAACGGGTTACCAAGTCTGAATAA
- a CDS encoding DUF2169 domain-containing protein, which produces MEFLNTTPLPAVLTKGALGERELLASVTCKITFGLDQGWLVPVADEEMWPVFEEPFDFQGVTLNVDTDYRQQKTDLLIFGSAKTPKQQPLAKMPIGLQSSKRTLVARWVFGNRFWLKDMFGGLKASEPRPFTEMPITNEFAFGGMISMNGQDVGHMINPVGRGYYFTAEDALNKPLPNVERTENLIQKWEDRPIPGCLYKPIGPLELAATGQIKPEDLAAVMLPNAMQNAIPELRLDPNDLGEWLRIIGFDHNGDQYYPTPPLNAGFVRLTLGEKRSRFPLILRSLIVLADHKVVIASYRADFRYLMQAFTKRTAELHWTAQLPVKPVKPR; this is translated from the coding sequence ATGGAATTTTTGAACACCACCCCGTTACCGGCTGTACTCACAAAAGGCGCACTTGGGGAACGCGAACTTCTGGCCTCAGTGACGTGCAAAATTACTTTCGGATTAGACCAAGGTTGGTTGGTTCCCGTTGCCGATGAAGAGATGTGGCCAGTATTTGAAGAACCTTTTGATTTTCAAGGGGTTACGCTAAATGTTGACACCGATTATCGCCAACAAAAAACGGATCTGCTGATCTTTGGAAGTGCAAAAACACCCAAACAACAGCCCTTAGCGAAAATGCCGATTGGCCTTCAAAGCAGTAAACGCACATTGGTAGCTCGGTGGGTGTTCGGCAATCGCTTTTGGTTAAAAGATATGTTTGGTGGGCTGAAAGCCTCGGAGCCAAGACCCTTTACCGAAATGCCCATAACCAACGAATTTGCCTTTGGAGGCATGATCAGCATGAATGGGCAAGACGTGGGGCACATGATTAATCCCGTCGGAAGAGGCTATTATTTTACTGCAGAGGACGCACTAAACAAACCATTGCCCAATGTAGAACGCACAGAAAACCTGATCCAAAAATGGGAAGACCGACCAATTCCGGGCTGCCTCTATAAACCGATTGGGCCGCTCGAATTGGCTGCTACCGGACAGATCAAGCCCGAAGACTTGGCGGCCGTGATGTTGCCCAACGCCATGCAAAATGCCATTCCCGAATTGCGGTTAGACCCAAACGACTTGGGCGAATGGCTCCGAATTATTGGGTTTGACCACAATGGCGACCAATATTACCCCACACCACCTTTGAATGCCGGATTTGTACGCCTAACCTTGGGCGAAAAACGTAGCCGCTTTCCCCTCATTCTTCGGAGCCTCATCGTGCTTGCAGATCATAAAGTGGTGATTGCAAGCTATCGCGCTGACTTCCGGTATTTGATGCAAGCCTTCACCAAACGTACCGCCGAACTTCATTGGACCGCCCAACTTCCGGTAAAACCCGTCAAACCACGCTAA
- a CDS encoding DUF2169 domain-containing protein — protein sequence MQRLAIKVPKPTPASVAMKKVMENPPPPEKPLGNIGAIHLSGLEGGTLAVIIKKTYNLFPNALPRVADEQMAIDAEGQLHDPLTEVVEPSWKSLPEMIGHKTGTDVILQGFARPPQSTTEWKVGVRLGSYTHEALVFGRREVDVLHNRLVFTPPQPFEALPLRYELAYGGADLVYEETYIKELKKNIPEDKFRRAIPALEHLWGSNNYLLRYPRNRFGMAYAVAPHPNWHIGRTLPHLERPDDRLTPERLISGNPAHWQKQPIPIGFDYLDPYTFPINAMMGVPPPAFDPTGPQPEVKRNLLPADFFRGSIAHTTGPDIASVLHPMLGRQASLGLWFGHLRGSETLELLGVDPAYPVFRVVLPNEYPVVLPLKGLQLPEVKSIQLTKIHLDSENRKLIQIWSVRYKMQTAPHPDWLKALPENVQVHYKRIS from the coding sequence ATGCAACGCCTTGCCATAAAAGTCCCCAAACCAACACCCGCATCTGTGGCCATGAAAAAGGTCATGGAAAACCCGCCTCCGCCCGAAAAGCCGTTGGGTAACATTGGCGCTATACATCTTTCTGGGTTGGAGGGTGGTACGCTTGCCGTTATCATCAAAAAAACCTACAACCTCTTCCCAAATGCGCTGCCGCGTGTGGCTGATGAACAAATGGCCATAGATGCCGAAGGCCAATTACACGACCCCCTTACCGAGGTTGTAGAACCCTCTTGGAAATCCCTTCCGGAAATGATTGGGCATAAAACCGGAACCGATGTCATTCTTCAAGGCTTTGCACGTCCGCCCCAATCTACGACCGAGTGGAAAGTGGGGGTACGACTCGGAAGCTATACCCACGAAGCCTTGGTTTTTGGACGTCGTGAAGTAGATGTGCTGCACAATCGCTTGGTATTTACACCACCACAACCCTTCGAAGCATTGCCTTTACGATATGAATTGGCCTATGGTGGTGCAGATTTGGTTTATGAAGAAACCTACATCAAAGAGCTAAAGAAAAACATCCCAGAAGACAAATTCCGGCGTGCCATACCAGCCTTAGAACACCTATGGGGAAGCAACAATTATCTGCTTCGATATCCACGTAACCGCTTTGGAATGGCGTATGCTGTTGCACCACATCCGAATTGGCACATTGGCCGAACGTTGCCGCATTTAGAACGCCCAGATGACAGACTCACGCCCGAACGCCTTATCAGTGGCAATCCTGCCCATTGGCAAAAACAACCCATTCCCATAGGATTTGACTATTTAGACCCTTATACCTTTCCGATAAACGCCATGATGGGTGTCCCGCCTCCCGCCTTTGATCCCACTGGGCCTCAACCAGAAGTGAAAAGAAATTTACTTCCTGCGGATTTTTTTAGGGGAAGTATTGCACACACAACAGGGCCGGATATAGCCTCCGTGTTACACCCCATGCTAGGGCGGCAAGCCTCATTAGGGCTATGGTTTGGTCATTTGCGTGGAAGTGAAACCCTTGAATTACTTGGCGTTGATCCCGCATACCCCGTATTTCGCGTTGTATTACCTAACGAGTATCCGGTGGTGTTGCCGCTCAAGGGGCTTCAATTGCCCGAAGTTAAATCCATTCAGCTGACTAAAATCCACTTGGATTCCGAAAACCGGAAACTGATCCAAATTTGGTCGGTAAGGTATAAAATGCAGACCGCGCCCCATCCAGATTGGCTAAAGGCACTTCCGGAAAATGTTCAGGTCCATTATAAACGCATTTCGTAG
- a CDS encoding YpdA family putative bacillithiol disulfide reductase, with product MYDILIIGAGPLGLACGIAARRAGLSHLILEKGALINSFVGYPTDLEFFSTPELLEIGGVPFTTRHYKPVRSEALEYYRHVARVEELNIRLYERVTDIHGVSGNFSVLTEKGLYSAKNVVIATGFFDCPNPLQVKGSDFPKVIHYYKEPFAYAYQKVAVIGAKNSAAKAALDLYRHGATVSLIVRGNEISDKVKYWIKPDLENRILDGSIKAYFNSSVREITEKSISLDTQKGFVVLENDWVFAMTGYRPDFEMLRRFGLDFEADEWQTPVHHRDTMETNREGVYLAGVVCGGLRTNIWFIENSRIHADMIIDDIRRKQ from the coding sequence ATGTACGATATATTAATCATTGGGGCTGGTCCTCTTGGACTTGCCTGTGGAATTGCCGCAAGGCGTGCCGGACTTTCGCATCTGATCTTAGAAAAAGGGGCTTTGATTAATTCCTTTGTGGGGTATCCCACCGATTTAGAGTTTTTTTCTACGCCAGAATTATTGGAGATTGGCGGTGTTCCATTTACGACGCGGCATTACAAACCTGTCCGGTCGGAGGCTCTGGAGTATTACCGCCATGTAGCAAGGGTGGAGGAATTAAATATCCGTCTTTATGAGCGCGTCACGGATATTCACGGGGTGTCAGGAAATTTTAGCGTCCTCACGGAAAAAGGGCTTTATAGCGCCAAAAATGTGGTTATAGCTACCGGTTTTTTTGATTGTCCTAATCCCTTGCAGGTAAAAGGTAGCGATTTCCCCAAAGTGATTCATTATTACAAGGAGCCTTTTGCCTATGCCTACCAAAAAGTTGCAGTGATTGGGGCCAAAAACTCGGCGGCAAAAGCAGCTTTGGATCTCTACCGACACGGCGCAACCGTATCCCTAATTGTTCGGGGAAATGAGATTTCGGACAAGGTTAAATACTGGATAAAGCCAGATTTGGAGAATAGAATTCTGGATGGGAGTATAAAAGCTTATTTTAATTCAAGCGTTCGAGAAATTACAGAAAAGAGCATTTCCTTAGACACGCAAAAAGGTTTCGTGGTTTTAGAAAACGACTGGGTTTTTGCCATGACGGGTTATCGCCCCGATTTCGAGATGTTACGGCGTTTTGGTTTGGACTTTGAGGCTGATGAATGGCAAACACCCGTTCACCACCGTGATACGATGGAAACCAATCGTGAGGGTGTGTACTTAGCAGGTGTTGTGTGTGGTGGACTACGAACCAATATCTGGTTTATCGAGAACAGCCGCATTCATGCAGACATGATCATAGACGACATCCGTAGAAAGCAATAA
- a CDS encoding tetratricopeptide repeat protein codes for MKRLFVRISFFPIAFLVLGMFFLISACQNGSESSDPVEPNPFKNLKSSFVGDEACASCHEDLVARYESHGMANSFYTLTEANTVENFDTAPIYHEATGFYYRPFREGNKFFQEEYRLENGEKTTSLIREMNYVVGSGTAARTYITVENGRHYELPLTWYTQEKKWSFSPGYKEKNARFNREIPERCMACHNSYPEPVPFVEGKYTKMPEGISCERCHGPGALHVEERTSDPDFKGTDYTIVNPKHLSLDRRLDVCQQCHLHGPVSLLREGVKAFDFRPSMTLSSHVAVFKVANADANGRISVVSHADRMKESACFTGSITAKKPMDCTTCHDPHEGFREKGVEYFNQKCLSCHPAAGLPAKVATTEKANHQTTSNCISCHMPKTQTADAPHSSFTDHQVRVVRSGKVRYDESLGDGNIELKSHFPDNTPEAELYVGMAYMVYGRRMDREDLLQKGIDLLREKLPNFPKMGEAMFSLGYALFLQGNFDEAIQWMEKANAQNSGVPERLNGLAQAYEAAGRPVHEAEKLYRKALEIQPALANIRTNLGRLLETQGRLSEAIEAYKAAVAEDPWQTEANYNLGTLYFKQNNASEAEKYLFQAVRLNPDHINGLGNLGVILAKRGELKNAERMFRRTTQLNPNNAAMLNNLASLYIQTSRFADAQSLLERSAQLVPNNATTMGTLAAVYYQLGKKTEAINLAKRTLVLDPSNGMARQVLQAP; via the coding sequence ATGAAGCGCTTATTTGTCCGTATTTCCTTTTTCCCCATTGCTTTTTTAGTTTTGGGAATGTTTTTTCTGATTTCAGCCTGTCAGAACGGCTCCGAATCCTCCGATCCAGTGGAACCCAACCCGTTCAAAAACCTAAAATCTTCTTTTGTGGGTGATGAAGCATGCGCCTCGTGTCATGAAGATTTGGTCGCACGCTACGAGTCGCATGGCATGGCCAACTCTTTTTATACACTTACGGAGGCCAATACGGTAGAAAATTTTGATACAGCTCCGATCTATCATGAGGCTACCGGATTTTATTACCGCCCATTCCGTGAGGGCAATAAGTTTTTCCAAGAAGAGTACCGTTTGGAAAATGGCGAAAAAACGACCTCGCTTATCCGAGAAATGAACTATGTCGTGGGTAGTGGGACTGCCGCACGCACCTATATCACCGTTGAAAATGGTCGCCATTACGAACTGCCGCTCACGTGGTACACCCAAGAAAAAAAATGGTCTTTTAGTCCGGGATATAAAGAAAAAAACGCACGATTTAACCGCGAAATTCCAGAGCGGTGTATGGCCTGCCACAATTCTTATCCAGAACCAGTCCCGTTTGTCGAGGGGAAATACACCAAAATGCCGGAAGGCATCAGTTGTGAACGCTGTCATGGGCCGGGTGCTTTGCACGTGGAGGAGCGCACCTCCGATCCAGATTTCAAGGGGACAGATTATACCATTGTGAACCCCAAACACCTTTCTTTGGATCGGCGTTTGGATGTTTGTCAACAATGCCATTTACACGGCCCCGTTTCTTTGCTGCGTGAAGGCGTAAAAGCCTTTGATTTTCGCCCTTCCATGACTTTATCAAGCCATGTTGCGGTGTTTAAAGTGGCTAATGCTGATGCAAACGGACGGATTTCGGTAGTGTCCCATGCCGATAGGATGAAGGAGAGTGCTTGTTTTACGGGGTCAATAACCGCAAAAAAACCCATGGATTGTACCACTTGCCACGATCCGCATGAAGGCTTCCGAGAAAAAGGTGTCGAATATTTTAACCAAAAATGCCTCTCTTGTCATCCGGCTGCGGGATTACCGGCGAAAGTGGCTACGACCGAAAAAGCCAATCACCAAACGACCTCTAATTGTATCTCGTGCCATATGCCCAAAACACAAACGGCAGATGCGCCCCATTCCTCTTTTACCGATCATCAGGTGCGCGTGGTTCGATCGGGTAAGGTGCGATATGACGAATCGTTGGGGGATGGCAATATTGAACTGAAATCACATTTTCCAGACAATACTCCGGAGGCTGAACTTTATGTGGGAATGGCTTACATGGTTTATGGCCGCAGAATGGATCGGGAAGACCTGCTCCAAAAAGGCATAGACCTGCTCCGTGAGAAACTTCCCAATTTTCCCAAAATGGGAGAAGCCATGTTTTCGTTGGGCTATGCGCTGTTTCTACAAGGAAATTTTGACGAGGCCATTCAATGGATGGAAAAAGCAAATGCACAGAATAGCGGGGTTCCAGAGCGGTTGAATGGTCTTGCGCAAGCCTATGAAGCGGCTGGACGTCCGGTGCATGAGGCGGAAAAATTATACCGTAAAGCGCTGGAAATTCAACCCGCTTTGGCCAATATCCGTACCAATCTGGGACGGCTCTTAGAAACACAAGGACGACTCTCGGAAGCTATTGAGGCGTATAAAGCCGCTGTTGCTGAAGACCCATGGCAAACGGAGGCCAATTATAACCTTGGAACCCTGTATTTTAAGCAAAATAACGCTTCTGAGGCAGAAAAATATCTTTTCCAAGCAGTACGGCTAAATCCAGACCATATAAACGGTTTGGGAAACCTTGGGGTCATTCTGGCAAAAAGAGGCGAACTGAAAAATGCGGAGCGAATGTTCCGGCGAACCACTCAACTTAACCCTAATAATGCAGCCATGCTAAACAATTTGGCCTCGCTCTATATTCAAACGAGTCGTTTTGCGGATGCCCAATCTTTGTTGGAACGTTCCGCGCAATTGGTTCCAAATAATGCGACAACTATGGGGACATTAGCCGCTGTTTATTATCAACTTGGAAAAAAAACTGAGGCGATAAATTTGGCAAAAAGGACTCTTGTGTTAGACCCAAGTAATGGTATGGCACGACAAGTTTTGCAGGCTCCTTAA
- the tadA gene encoding tRNA adenosine(34) deaminase TadA: MSLESLLHTEKRWMKYALKEAERAAQSGEVPVGAIVVKEGRIIGRGHNQVEHLQDPTAHAEILAITAACETLGQKWLQGCSLYVTLEPCPMCAGALVMARLSRLVFGAFDEKAGCCGTLHNLVQDRKFNHQMEVISGVEADLSAQMLRAFFHEQRMRPENAKNN, translated from the coding sequence ATGTCTTTAGAAAGCTTGCTACATACCGAGAAGCGCTGGATGAAATATGCCTTAAAAGAAGCCGAACGAGCAGCGCAATCCGGAGAGGTGCCAGTTGGTGCGATTGTGGTAAAGGAAGGAAGGATTATTGGGCGTGGGCACAATCAAGTGGAACATCTGCAAGACCCAACCGCACATGCCGAAATCTTGGCTATTACGGCTGCATGTGAAACCTTAGGACAAAAATGGTTACAAGGTTGTTCGCTGTACGTCACGCTTGAGCCATGCCCGATGTGCGCCGGTGCATTGGTGATGGCAAGGCTTTCACGCTTGGTTTTTGGCGCTTTCGATGAAAAAGCGGGGTGTTGTGGAACGCTTCACAACTTGGTACAAGACAGAAAGTTCAATCACCAGATGGAGGTTATCTCTGGGGTGGAAGCAGACCTCTCTGCGCAAATGCTTCGTGCGTTTTTCCATGAGCAGCGGATGAGGCCGGAAAATGCTAAAAACAATTAA